The genomic region TTTGATGCTTCCCATCCCTTGGACGCGAGGAAACAACCATGTCGGGGACCATGACACCCAGCCGGACCGCCCTTTTGGTGGCGCTCCTTGTTCCACTTGCCACGGGCGCCGCACAGGCCCAGGAAAACACGCCGGACGATCCCCGGCTGTTCACCCCCGGCAAGCTCACAGTCGCAACCTCCGATCCGGTGTTCCCGCCCTGGATGATGGACAACGATCCCTCCAATGGCGAAGGCTTCGAAAGCGCCCTGGTCTATGCCCTGGCCGAGGAGATGGGGTTCGACCGCGAGGACGTTGTCTGGGTGCGCGAAACCTTCGATCAGGCGATCGCGCCGGGCGCCAAGAATTACGATTTCGGCATCCAGCAGATTTCGGTGACCGAGGAACGCAGCCAGATCGCGACCTTCTCCGATCCCTATTACCTGCCCGAAAAGGCCGTGGTCGCCATGCCCGGTTCCCCGGTGAGCGAGGCGCGGACCTTCGAGGATCTGCGCGATGTGCGCTGGGGCGTGATGCTGGGCACCACCGATCTCGATTATGTCGCCGAGATCATCGGGGTCGATGACGCGGCGGTCTATAACGACCAGGTCGGGCTGTTCCAGGCGCTCCAGGGCAACCAGATCGACGCGGTCGCGACCGAACTGGCCACCGCGCTCTATCTCACCGCCGTCCAGGTGCCCGACGCCGAAATCGCCGCCATCCTGCCCCATGACGAGAACGACTACGGCCACGGGCTGATCTTCGAGCAGGGCAACGAACTGGTCGAATGGGTCAACGAGGCGATCGCCACGCTTCAGAGCGAAGGCGTTATCGATGCGCTGGTCGCCGAGTAT from Pelagibacterium sp. 26DY04 harbors:
- a CDS encoding ABC transporter substrate-binding protein, whose product is MSGTMTPSRTALLVALLVPLATGAAQAQENTPDDPRLFTPGKLTVATSDPVFPPWMMDNDPSNGEGFESALVYALAEEMGFDREDVVWVRETFDQAIAPGAKNYDFGIQQISVTEERSQIATFSDPYYLPEKAVVAMPGSPVSEARTFEDLRDVRWGVMLGTTDLDYVAEIIGVDDAAVYNDQVGLFQALQGNQIDAVATELATALYLTAVQVPDAEIAAILPHDENDYGHGLIFEQGNELVEWVNEAIATLQSEGVIDALVAEYLIADPDLPVITQ